The Impatiens glandulifera chromosome 3, dImpGla2.1, whole genome shotgun sequence genome contains a region encoding:
- the LOC124930129 gene encoding coiled-coil domain-containing protein 1-like — MVNEEDVEKVNVLIEDLVKKIDDMEKVNEKVGEDVVKEKIDEDKDVDLFMEKDEIEDLVKKIDDVEKVNEKIEEDLVNEKIEDVVKVNEKIEDLVVEKVDVVVEKVDVVAEKVEDVKDEDVVVKDEDLENDVVPKDEDLEKDKIEDLVNNINDVEKVNEKIEVNLVNQKIDDVVKVIEKIEEDLVN; from the exons ATGGTGAATGAAGAAGATGTGGAGAAGGTGAATGTGTTGATTGAAGATCTAGTGAAGAAGATTGATGATATGGAGAAGGTGAATGAGAAGGTTGGGGAAGATGTGGTGAAAGAGAAGATTGACGAAGACAAGGATGTGGATCTGTTTATGGAGAAGGATGAG ATTGAGGATCTGGTGAAGAAGATTGATGATGTAGAGAAGGTGAATGAGAAGATTGAGGAAGATCTGGTGAATGAGAAGATTGAGGATGTGGTGAAGGTGAATGAGAAGATTGAGGATCTAGTGGTGGAGAAGGTGGATGTGGTGGTGGAGAAGGTGGATGTGGTGGcggagaaggtggaggatgtg AAGGATGAGGATGTGGTGGTGAAGGATGAGGATTTGGAGAATGATGTGGTGCCGAAGGATGAGGATCTGGAGAAGGATAAG ATTGAGGATCTAgtgaataatattaatgatgTGGAGAAGGTGAATGAGAAGATTGAGGTGAATCTGGTGAATCAGAAGATTGATGATGTGGTGAAAGTGATTGAGAAGATTGAGGAGGATCTGGTAAATTAG